In a single window of the Methanolobus psychrophilus R15 genome:
- a CDS encoding radical SAM family Fe-S protein, with translation MMAADQMTANVSEVFCSVQGEGPYVGSRQAFVRFTGCNLKCSYCDTPVESSNYCRFEELPGSGVFKLVENPLSAEDIGKMAGSYGKIHSVSLTGGEPLMHADLICQLNIASPLYLESNMTLPHMAKKIRDKLSYVAGDVKLLPSSSVDDVDQHFDRTIECFRTLKTTKDRECFCKVVVTKDTDTDDVEGMIGAIAGYVSCVVLQPVSQKELLPAPGYLIGLQERLLDQVDTKIIPQTHRMWGCL, from the coding sequence ATGATGGCTGCTGACCAGATGACTGCCAATGTCAGCGAGGTGTTCTGCTCAGTGCAGGGCGAGGGGCCATACGTCGGCTCACGACAGGCGTTCGTGCGCTTTACCGGATGCAACCTGAAATGCTCTTACTGTGATACGCCTGTGGAGAGTTCAAATTACTGCAGGTTCGAGGAACTTCCCGGCTCTGGTGTGTTCAAACTGGTAGAAAATCCCCTGTCCGCTGAGGATATAGGGAAGATGGCAGGTTCTTATGGGAAGATCCATTCTGTATCACTTACAGGAGGAGAGCCTTTGATGCATGCTGATCTTATTTGCCAGCTTAACATTGCAAGTCCTCTTTACCTGGAATCGAACATGACCTTACCCCATATGGCTAAAAAGATAAGGGACAAGTTATCCTATGTAGCCGGGGATGTCAAGCTGCTGCCTTCGTCATCCGTGGATGATGTGGACCAGCATTTTGATAGGACCATAGAATGTTTCAGGACACTGAAAACAACCAAAGACAGGGAATGCTTCTGCAAAGTGGTCGTGACAAAGGATACTGACACCGATGATGTGGAAGGCATGATTGGTGCGATCGCTGGCTATGTATCATGTGTGGTGCTTCAGCCTGTCTCACAAAAAGAGCTCCTTCCTGCTCCGGGATATCTAATAGGCCTCCAGGAACGGCTGCTTGATCAAGTTGATACTAAAATAATACCTCAGACTCACAGAATGTGGGGGTGCCTTTAA
- a CDS encoding 6-pyruvoyltetrahydropterin synthase, whose translation MKMKLGIIDYIDSAHYLPGHGKCGKVHGHTYKVEIVIEGEKNESGMVMDFYDIKKIVKEVMAEYDHVMLNDILEYPSVENLCEHVHARLSARLRFPVSLKIWEGQGKWCEISP comes from the coding sequence ATGAAGATGAAACTCGGAATAATTGACTATATAGACAGTGCCCATTATCTCCCGGGGCACGGCAAATGTGGAAAGGTTCACGGACACACCTATAAGGTAGAGATCGTGATAGAGGGTGAGAAGAACGAGAGTGGAATGGTCATGGACTTCTATGATATAAAGAAGATCGTAAAAGAGGTAATGGCTGAATATGACCATGTGATGCTGAATGACATCCTGGAATATCCCAGTGTTGAGAATCTGTGCGAGCACGTGCATGCACGCCTGTCTGCCAGGCTCAGGTTCCCCGTGTCACTGAAAATATGGGAAGGTCAGGGCAAGTGGTGTGAAATAAGTCCCTGA
- a CDS encoding radical SAM family Fe-S protein, which produces MDNSESDTCDIQVSKGEDMKRIIAQHPCYSKDAQHKYGRIHLAVAPKCNIQCNYCDRKFDCVNESRPGVTSEVLSPQEALEKTKQVLKEYPFIKVVGVAGPGDPLANDETFETFRLIKEEFPDATLCLSTNGLVLPERLPEIIRSGVTTLTVTLNAIDPEIQAKVIGHIRYHNKVYRGVEAAEIMVKNQLEGIKAAVDAGLVVKVNTVLIPGINDKHVVEVAKKVHELGVFIMNVMPLICQAKFADMEPPSPAYRQEVQDSCEPYVQQMRHCRQCRSDAFGLIGKDLSQMSEERRNLIKLEMQKKSEDSGEE; this is translated from the coding sequence ATGGATAATAGCGAATCAGATACATGCGACATACAAGTTTCAAAGGGCGAGGATATGAAGAGGATAATTGCCCAGCATCCCTGTTATTCCAAGGATGCCCAGCATAAGTATGGAAGAATTCACCTTGCAGTAGCTCCCAAATGCAATATCCAGTGCAACTATTGCGACCGTAAGTTCGACTGCGTTAACGAGAGCCGGCCGGGTGTTACCAGTGAGGTTCTCAGTCCGCAGGAAGCCCTAGAAAAGACTAAGCAGGTGCTCAAGGAATATCCTTTCATTAAGGTAGTGGGTGTGGCAGGCCCGGGCGACCCGCTGGCAAACGATGAGACATTTGAGACATTCAGGCTGATCAAGGAGGAATTCCCGGACGCTACATTGTGTCTGAGCACCAACGGGCTTGTGCTTCCGGAGAGACTCCCGGAAATTATACGATCCGGCGTTACCACGCTCACAGTGACCCTTAACGCTATCGACCCAGAGATACAGGCAAAGGTCATTGGTCATATCCGTTATCATAATAAGGTATACAGAGGCGTCGAAGCAGCAGAGATCATGGTGAAGAACCAGCTTGAAGGTATCAAGGCAGCTGTGGATGCCGGTCTGGTCGTGAAGGTCAACACTGTGCTCATACCTGGCATCAACGACAAGCATGTAGTGGAAGTTGCAAAGAAGGTACATGAGCTTGGTGTTTTTATCATGAATGTCATGCCTCTCATCTGCCAGGCAAAGTTTGCGGATATGGAACCACCTTCCCCGGCTTATCGCCAGGAAGTGCAGGACTCATGTGAGCCATATGTACAACAGATGAGGCATTGTCGCCAGTGCAGGTCGGACGCTTTCGGGCTTATTGGAAAGGATCTTTCACAGATGAGCGAGGAGCGCAGGAACCTCATCAAGCTGGAGATGCAGAAGAAGAGCGAGGATTCCGGGGAAGAGTAA
- a CDS encoding AIR synthase related protein, with protein sequence MDLEKLAQSIRDFEGVTRKKPIADIVRVFETVRSEYDNAVVDFGDDAAVIDIGGDDVILFAADGIWGKIANKSPWWAGYTSVVVNVNDISAMGGRPLAMVNIMSSSDPESTAGIMEGIRDGIKKFGVPMVGGHMHPDTPYNSLAVAIIGIAKKDCVIRSDSAKPGDVIIAAYDMDGRVGKNSPYSWDTTSFKEPAVVRARFMVMQEIGEKKLVTAGKDISNPGTIGTLGMLCEVSKTGASVDLGLIPCPEGVDFEQWLKIYPATGYILTLKEENAAECLRIFEKVGITAAVVGKIDNTRKLDILYGDRRATVFDFLKDCITGIDA encoded by the coding sequence TTGGATCTGGAAAAACTAGCACAGAGCATCAGGGACTTCGAAGGTGTTACCCGCAAAAAACCAATTGCAGACATCGTGCGTGTCTTTGAGACCGTACGCAGTGAATACGATAATGCCGTTGTGGACTTCGGGGACGATGCCGCTGTCATTGATATCGGTGGCGACGATGTGATCCTGTTCGCAGCCGATGGCATATGGGGTAAGATTGCCAACAAGAGCCCCTGGTGGGCAGGTTATACTTCCGTTGTTGTCAATGTCAATGATATCTCGGCCATGGGTGGAAGACCGCTTGCAATGGTCAATATCATGTCTTCAAGCGATCCAGAGTCTACTGCAGGTATAATGGAAGGTATCAGGGACGGGATAAAGAAGTTCGGCGTACCTATGGTGGGGGGGCATATGCACCCCGACACTCCATATAATTCGCTTGCTGTGGCTATTATTGGCATAGCTAAAAAAGACTGTGTGATCCGAAGCGACTCCGCAAAACCAGGTGATGTCATAATTGCAGCTTATGATATGGATGGCAGGGTCGGGAAGAATTCTCCCTACAGCTGGGACACTACTTCATTCAAGGAGCCTGCTGTAGTCCGTGCAAGGTTCATGGTGATGCAGGAAATCGGTGAGAAGAAGCTTGTGACCGCAGGCAAAGATATCAGCAACCCTGGTACTATCGGCACTCTGGGTATGCTTTGTGAGGTCAGTAAGACAGGAGCTTCCGTGGACCTGGGTCTGATCCCCTGTCCTGAGGGTGTGGACTTTGAGCAGTGGCTCAAAATTTATCCGGCAACAGGCTACATACTGACTTTAAAGGAGGAGAATGCTGCCGAATGCCTTCGCATATTCGAAAAAGTGGGGATTACGGCTGCAGTGGTTGGGAAAATCGATAACACCCGTAAACTGGATATACTTTATGGCGACCGCAGGGCAACAGTATTTGATTTCCTGAAGGACTGTATCACTGGGATCGATGCCTGA
- a CDS encoding transposase — protein sequence MAGKEQILIDRKVILDEINDLITHENNSRVLKRLYFVKFRYLGDSVEEAATKVGVTKKTGYCWQESWNKGGYAALMPNFGGGRKSKLTDEQKKELRALLENKDYWTTREVWKLIKEKYGVEYSEKQVGVILHSFNMYHSKPYPLDYRRPKNAEEILKKLTEAIPKHIGQDEQYIIGFLDESSPQTKANTQRLWSFKKPLIIKNTDYVKANAFAFYSINGNSIIDFMKSSKTEDVCEFLEKIVEQNPGKRIILVLDNARSHHAKKTISKARDLKITLVFLPPYSPDLNPVEFVWKTIKREVSVKFVRSKEHLRDIIKMEFMRVESSLSFAKKWIETFNAQIKSVIC from the coding sequence ATGGCGGGGAAAGAACAAATTCTGATTGACCGAAAGGTAATTCTCGACGAGATTAACGATTTGATCACACACGAGAACAATTCAAGAGTGTTGAAAAGGCTCTATTTTGTTAAATTTAGATATTTAGGGGATTCTGTAGAAGAAGCTGCTACTAAAGTAGGAGTGACTAAGAAAACAGGATATTGCTGGCAAGAAAGTTGGAATAAAGGCGGCTATGCCGCCTTAATGCCAAATTTTGGCGGAGGTAGGAAATCCAAACTTACTGATGAACAAAAAAAGGAATTAAGAGCTTTGTTGGAAAATAAGGATTACTGGACTACAAGAGAAGTCTGGAAGTTAATAAAGGAAAAATATGGCGTAGAATATTCAGAGAAACAAGTAGGAGTTATACTTCACAGTTTTAACATGTATCACTCAAAGCCATATCCCCTTGACTACAGAAGACCTAAAAACGCTGAAGAGATCTTAAAAAAACTAACCGAAGCAATTCCAAAACATATTGGTCAAGATGAGCAGTATATCATAGGTTTTCTGGATGAATCTTCACCACAAACAAAAGCAAACACGCAAAGATTATGGTCATTTAAAAAACCGTTGATAATAAAAAATACGGATTACGTTAAAGCAAATGCATTTGCGTTTTATTCGATCAACGGGAACAGTATCATTGATTTTATGAAAAGCTCAAAAACAGAAGATGTGTGTGAATTCCTGGAAAAAATTGTAGAGCAAAACCCAGGGAAAAGAATAATTCTTGTTCTCGATAATGCAAGATCGCATCATGCAAAGAAAACGATAAGTAAAGCGAGAGATTTAAAAATAACACTTGTGTTCCTACCACCTTATTCACCTGATCTAAATCCAGTAGAATTTGTCTGGAAAACAATCAAAAGAGAAGTGTCAGTCAAATTTGTCAGATCAAAAGAACATTTGAGGGATATTATCAAAATGGAATTTATGAGGGTAGAGAGCTCATTATCGTTTGCAAAAAAATGGATAGAAACATTTAATGCACAAATAAAAAGTGTGATTTGTTGA
- a CDS encoding radical SAM family Fe-S protein, which translates to MYSFIYSGRILMRLIDLSDAMGQIRVEFAGCNMKCPYCVHIHQPFKEWSVEDVVNFAKQSTTKNVYLGGAEPTLQKDLLPLIEALTDIGKKVILKSNGMKPDVLEKAFPFVEGFVLEIKAPLENIQGIMALTGMSEERSTNYVALLRRSIEIAQQKWLRVWIRVIQEFINPETIQYILPAVEGASEVMLYQFMSNPEFDLPFMGHERPTPSWKEMKELGGILLLKVPQVRLVGKMGKMVMKI; encoded by the coding sequence ATGTATTCCTTCATATATTCTGGAAGGATTCTGATGAGACTGATAGATCTATCTGATGCAATGGGACAGATCCGGGTGGAATTTGCAGGCTGCAATATGAAATGTCCGTATTGCGTGCACATACACCAGCCATTTAAGGAGTGGTCTGTTGAGGATGTTGTAAACTTTGCAAAGCAGTCCACAACCAAAAATGTCTATCTGGGAGGGGCTGAGCCGACGCTTCAAAAAGACCTGCTTCCACTGATAGAGGCACTTACGGACATCGGCAAAAAGGTCATATTGAAATCCAACGGTATGAAACCAGATGTGCTTGAGAAAGCCTTTCCTTTTGTGGAGGGTTTTGTGCTTGAGATAAAGGCGCCCCTGGAAAATATTCAGGGAATTATGGCTCTTACGGGGATGTCTGAAGAGCGCAGTACAAATTATGTTGCTCTGCTTCGCAGGTCCATAGAGATCGCACAACAGAAATGGCTGAGGGTATGGATACGGGTCATCCAGGAATTCATTAATCCTGAAACAATACAGTACATCCTGCCGGCTGTTGAAGGGGCTTCAGAGGTTATGCTCTACCAGTTCATGAGCAATCCTGAATTCGACCTGCCTTTTATGGGTCATGAGAGGCCGACTCCTTCCTGGAAGGAGATGAAAGAACTTGGTGGTATACTGCTGTTGAAAGTCCCCCAGGTGCGCCTTGTGGGTAAAATGGGGAAGATGGTAATGAAAATCTAA
- a CDS encoding antibiotic resistance protein McbG encodes MKYRDGEFEDETFKELDLTDASFRNSKFIDCNFENCNLSNVDLNNTRLQDVRFKNCKIMGLNFSKCNDFLLTIGFEDSLISYSVFSDMNLENTNFANCQVYDCDFVNTKLKNANFEESDLKNSLFRNTNLSFTSFRNAKNYDIDPNNNFLKKTKFSIPEVISLLRVFDIEIE; translated from the coding sequence ATGAAATACCGGGATGGAGAGTTTGAAGATGAGACTTTTAAAGAACTCGATCTTACGGATGCATCGTTCAGGAACTCGAAGTTCATTGACTGCAATTTTGAGAACTGCAATCTATCAAACGTGGACCTGAACAATACGAGACTGCAGGATGTCAGATTCAAAAACTGCAAAATAATGGGCCTGAACTTTTCAAAATGTAACGACTTCCTGCTCACAATAGGATTTGAGGATTCCCTCATATCCTATTCCGTATTCTCAGATATGAATCTGGAAAACACGAATTTTGCCAATTGCCAGGTATATGATTGCGACTTCGTGAACACTAAGCTCAAAAATGCAAACTTTGAAGAATCCGACCTTAAGAACAGCCTCTTCAGGAACACGAACCTTAGCTTCACATCCTTCAGGAATGCTAAGAACTACGATATCGACCCAAACAACAATTTCCTGAAAAAGACAAAATTCTCTATTCCTGAAGTGATCTCGCTTTTGAGGGTGTTTGATATTGAGATAGAATGA
- a CDS encoding ThiJ/PfpI domain protein, producing the protein MTKIAYLYVFDTMADWEPGFLIAELNSGRYFRKDAEKYIVRTVGLTKEPVVTMGGVRILPDVSLEECNAADAGVLILSGGDTWLEDIHVPMMEKVKEFLEGGVVVAAICGATLGLAKAGLLDNRPHTSNDLGYLRAVIPAYTGKAFYRPETAVTDGKLITASGVAPIDFAREVLRELKVFSAETLEAWYQLYVTHEAQYFYALMESLGN; encoded by the coding sequence ATGACCAAGATCGCCTATCTCTACGTTTTCGACACCATGGCTGACTGGGAGCCTGGTTTTCTGATAGCTGAACTGAACTCCGGTCGCTACTTCAGGAAGGATGCTGAAAAGTATATCGTCAGGACAGTGGGCCTCACAAAAGAGCCTGTTGTCACCATGGGCGGTGTGCGTATACTGCCGGATGTCAGCTTAGAGGAGTGCAACGCTGCAGATGCGGGAGTGCTGATTCTCTCGGGCGGTGATACATGGCTTGAGGATATTCACGTACCCATGATGGAAAAAGTAAAGGAGTTCCTGGAAGGAGGGGTTGTTGTGGCGGCTATTTGCGGCGCAACTCTGGGACTGGCAAAGGCGGGACTGCTGGACAACAGGCCTCACACCAGCAACGACCTTGGATATCTGAGGGCAGTCATTCCAGCTTATACAGGGAAGGCATTCTATAGACCGGAAACAGCCGTCACAGACGGTAAGCTCATTACCGCCTCGGGTGTTGCTCCAATTGATTTTGCCCGTGAGGTGCTCAGAGAGCTTAAAGTATTCTCGGCTGAGACACTTGAAGCCTGGTATCAGTTGTATGTAACGCATGAAGCGCAGTACTTCTATGCGCTGATGGAATCACTGGGTAATTGA
- a CDS encoding sensory transduction histidine kinase, which translates to MTKKQLRLDENNYMYRSFFKESGEVILLIDSETSYIIDANKAACKYYGWTLEEISSRKITHIIALSDEEVKAGMQGAVEDKRNCFFSRHRIANGQLRDVEVYSGPIAIYSQQLLYYIVHDITERKLADDELLRKGMQLHTAQKIAHIGSWEFDLGSGKVDASEEARNIYGLDGGQLTIEQIQKVPLPKYRPMLDKALNDLVERNVPYDVRFRIMRQKGGDIRIIHSMAEYYAEKNVVIGMIQDITESKHAKSKLRESKSLLNEVGRIAKVGGWEFDVSTGEYTWTPEVARIYDTETSNPASLEFVLGLYSPGSKELIEKALQNAVEKGESHDLELELFSVLGNHKWVRSIGHPKTNDGKVVKVTGTLQDITERKMAEIKVAEENLWRRILMEQSRDGIVVIDQDGKVFEANPRYAEMLGYSHEEVQSLYMWDWDIHYTREQLLEMLRNADSKGILHETRQRRKDGTLIDVEINANAALFGGRKLSFCVCRDITERKKAEEELLNAKLSAETANKSKDEFLATMSHELRTPLNSIIGFSDILLSGNYGDLNEKQATYIDYILQGGRHLLHLINDILDLSKVEAGKMDLDYELFYVADVIEEIGVLISPLAIKKGIHLASRVDPQVGVVDADKTKFKQILYNLASNAIKFTPEKGHVTIEAKLSVNLLQISVTDTGMGIAQGDMEKLFQPFKQLNPYLTREHEGTGLGLALVKSFIEMHGGKIRVESKPGEGSIFTFVIPLEQNNQEESNK; encoded by the coding sequence ATGACTAAAAAACAACTTCGACTGGATGAGAATAATTATATGTACCGGTCTTTTTTCAAGGAGAGTGGCGAAGTCATCCTTCTTATTGACTCTGAAACTTCTTACATTATCGATGCAAATAAAGCTGCATGCAAGTATTATGGATGGACGCTTGAAGAGATAAGCTCCAGGAAAATTACTCATATAATTGCTCTGTCAGACGAAGAGGTCAAGGCTGGCATGCAGGGAGCCGTGGAAGATAAGAGAAATTGCTTTTTCAGCAGGCATCGTATTGCGAATGGCCAGCTCCGGGATGTTGAAGTTTACAGCGGTCCTATTGCAATCTATTCTCAGCAATTGCTCTATTACATAGTTCACGATATCACTGAGCGCAAACTGGCAGATGATGAACTGCTAAGGAAAGGAATGCAGCTTCATACTGCGCAGAAAATAGCACATATCGGAAGCTGGGAATTTGACCTTGGTTCCGGTAAAGTGGATGCTTCAGAAGAGGCACGGAATATCTACGGACTTGATGGCGGACAACTTACAATTGAGCAAATACAAAAAGTGCCACTGCCAAAATACCGACCGATGCTGGACAAAGCACTGAATGATCTTGTAGAGAGAAACGTGCCATATGATGTCCGATTCCGGATAATGAGGCAAAAAGGCGGCGATATCCGCATTATACACTCAATGGCTGAATACTATGCTGAAAAAAATGTAGTCATAGGAATGATCCAGGACATTACCGAAAGTAAGCACGCGAAGAGCAAATTGAGGGAAAGCAAGTCGCTCCTGAATGAAGTTGGCAGGATTGCCAAAGTAGGTGGTTGGGAATTTGACGTATCAACTGGTGAATACACATGGACCCCTGAAGTTGCAAGGATATATGATACAGAGACAAGCAACCCTGCCAGTCTTGAATTTGTATTGGGACTCTATTCTCCAGGCTCAAAAGAGCTTATCGAAAAAGCTCTTCAAAATGCTGTGGAAAAAGGAGAATCACATGATCTGGAACTGGAATTGTTCTCAGTTCTGGGAAATCATAAATGGGTCCGGTCCATAGGTCATCCTAAAACAAATGATGGTAAGGTCGTAAAGGTAACAGGTACTTTGCAGGATATCACAGAGCGCAAGATGGCCGAAATCAAGGTTGCTGAAGAGAACTTATGGAGACGTATCCTCATGGAGCAGTCCAGGGATGGGATTGTTGTCATCGATCAGGATGGCAAGGTCTTTGAAGCGAATCCGCGTTATGCTGAAATGCTAGGTTACTCACACGAAGAAGTGCAGTCCCTGTACATGTGGGACTGGGATATTCACTACACCCGTGAGCAACTGCTCGAAATGCTTCGGAACGCTGACAGTAAAGGAATCCTCCATGAAACACGCCAGCGCCGCAAGGATGGAACTCTCATTGATGTGGAGATAAATGCAAACGCAGCCCTATTTGGAGGGAGGAAACTGAGTTTTTGCGTGTGCCGGGATATTACTGAGCGTAAAAAGGCTGAAGAAGAATTGCTGAATGCTAAATTATCGGCTGAAACCGCTAACAAGAGTAAAGATGAGTTTCTGGCCACCATGAGCCATGAGCTCAGGACCCCGCTTAACTCGATCATAGGCTTTTCCGATATATTGCTAAGTGGGAATTATGGGGACCTGAATGAAAAACAGGCAACTTATATAGATTATATTCTGCAGGGTGGCAGGCACCTGTTACATCTGATTAATGATATCCTTGATCTTTCTAAGGTTGAAGCCGGTAAGATGGATCTTGACTATGAACTTTTCTATGTTGCGGATGTAATTGAAGAAATCGGGGTATTGATCTCTCCTCTTGCAATAAAGAAAGGTATACATCTGGCATCCAGGGTCGATCCTCAGGTAGGGGTGGTCGATGCTGATAAAACCAAATTCAAACAGATCCTTTACAATCTTGCAAGCAATGCTATTAAGTTCACTCCGGAAAAAGGCCATGTGACAATCGAAGCAAAGCTCTCGGTCAATCTACTCCAGATCTCTGTAACAGACACAGGTATGGGTATTGCCCAGGGTGATATGGAAAAACTCTTCCAGCCATTCAAACAGCTAAATCCATATCTTACCCGTGAACATGAAGGGACCGGACTGGGTCTTGCTCTGGTCAAGAGTTTTATTGAGATGCACGGCGGTAAGATCCGGGTTGAAAGTAAGCCAGGAGAAGGCAGTATTTTTACATTTGTCATTCCACTCGAACAGAATAATCAGGAAGAAAGCAATAAGTGA
- a CDS encoding acetyltransferase, translating into MTMTAIMKGFLWKLHVAKRQSVTASKLVLGSLVTQHWVRISDKYVTNVIDEMLNNVLRLYNENFTEINEKRFTKYARFFKRTTYVYTEKNEVKGYCLYYIIPSLSSARLKKTATIYSFTVDTRCRGQGVGFRLLQKSILEMQLNSIDRVILYVAADNEPAIGLYEKVGFKVTEEVMDVCGPGKECYKMEITLDDNPKPDDLKSSLFSAPYVMPLLLLL; encoded by the coding sequence ATGACCATGACAGCAATTATGAAAGGATTTCTCTGGAAACTTCATGTTGCTAAAAGACAGTCTGTGACAGCATCTAAGCTGGTGTTGGGCAGCCTTGTCACTCAACATTGGGTAAGAATATCAGACAAGTATGTCACCAATGTAATCGATGAAATGCTTAACAATGTGCTGAGGCTTTACAATGAGAATTTTACAGAGATAAACGAAAAAAGGTTCACAAAGTATGCACGATTTTTCAAGAGAACGACTTATGTGTATACAGAAAAAAATGAAGTGAAAGGCTACTGCCTGTATTACATAATTCCATCCTTATCGTCTGCCAGACTGAAGAAAACAGCCACAATTTACTCATTCACCGTTGATACCAGGTGCAGAGGACAGGGTGTAGGTTTCAGGCTATTGCAAAAGAGCATACTTGAGATGCAATTGAATTCAATCGATCGCGTTATATTGTACGTTGCAGCAGACAATGAACCTGCAATCGGCCTGTATGAAAAAGTGGGGTTTAAGGTTACAGAAGAAGTGATGGATGTATGTGGCCCTGGAAAAGAGTGTTATAAAATGGAAATTACGCTCGATGACAATCCCAAACCTGATGACTTAAAGAGCAGTCTTTTTTCCGCTCCTTATGTAATGCCACTTTTGTTACTCCTGTGA